The Bryobacteraceae bacterium genomic sequence GTTCCTACGACGCGGCAACCGTCGCCCGCCTGGCCGAAGCCTTCGCAGCGCACGACGTCGCCTGGCTCGAGGAGCCGCTTCCGCCGCAGGATCACGCCGCCTACGCCGCGCTTCGCGCCCTCGGCCACCTGCCTATCGCCACCGGCGAGCACGAGCCCGGCGAGGCCGGCTTCCTCGACCTCATCGCCCGCGACTGCGCCGATTTCATCCAGGCCGACGTCGTTTGCCAGGGTGGCTTCAACACCTCCCGGCGACTGTTCGGCGAGATCGCCCGCGCCGGGCTGAAGTTCGCCTTCCACTGCTGGGGCACGGATCTGGAGGTTCTTGCCGCCGCCCACCTCGGCGTGTGCTGGCCGGAGGCGGTCGTGGAGTGGCTCGAGTACCCGGTCTACACGAGCGAGCGTGTCAAGAGCATGTACCCGTTTCCGCTGGCCACCGAGATCCTGAAGCAGCCGCTCGATATCGTCGATGGCGCGCTCGCCGTCCCCACCGGACCCGGCCTCGGCATCGACGCCGACGAATCGGTGATCGAGCGGTACCCGTGGATTCCAGGTCCATGGTCGTTCTTCAAGCTGACGTCACCGCCCGGGACCTTCGCCGTCATCTCGGACCACAGCGTGCCCTGGGCCGGCTGACCTACTCCGCCACGCGCGCCGAAAGCACCAGGAACAGCGACTCCTTGCCCGGGCCGAGGCTCGCCTTGCCGATGACGGCTTTCTGGCCCTCGCGAATATCGACGGTGGTGTTGACGCCGGTGTCGATGTACTGGAAGCTGCCCTTGTCGGTGGCAATGGGAACTTTCGCGCCGAATCGAATGTCGCGCAGCTCGAACCGCCGCGCGCCGCTGTCCCCGGTGACTCTGCATTCGCGGTAGCGGAACTGATAGATAGGCTTGGCCTCGGGCTCACCGGGCACCGGCATCAGGCCGCTGGCTTCCCCGCCCTCGCCCTCGCGCCCGCGCACGAGCATGGTCTCGATCAGCCGGAATCCGGCGTAGGGGAATACCTGCTGGAGTTGCGCGGCGACGCCGGAGAGCGGCTTCGGCAAATCGGTGGTCTTGTCCGACGTTCCAAGCACCATGTATGCCGTGATCTCGATGCTCCGCCGCTCCGGTGCGGGCTGATCCAGTTGGCGGATCATGCCTTCGGCCATCGCGACTGCCTCCGGCGCCCCCGAGAGCGAGATCGAGCCGAGCTCGTCCGAGCAATCCATCGCCGCTGGAGTGCGGCGATGGATGAGAGCAGCGATCGCGCACGGCTTTTTGTGACGCACTTCTACGATCTTTGCCTGCTGCGGTTTGCCCTCCTGGGCCACC encodes the following:
- a CDS encoding mandelate racemase/muconate lactonizing enzyme family protein, whose product is MRIEHVESFLLSYPMPKPVVLPYWGGERTIVKRDAMLIRVQADNGLVGYGPGQGSETAHANVRDVIAPFLTGRRLADPDALRVLFMNGPGADPEVFKAYCSTEVALYDLLGKSLGAPVSELVGGRARDTILLYGSAGMYQSPESYAEEAAAIAGLGFRAYKMRPALGPDEDIRTVELMRKAVGPGVDLMVDAHSWWRMGDRSYDAATVARLAEAFAAHDVAWLEEPLPPQDHAAYAALRALGHLPIATGEHEPGEAGFLDLIARDCADFIQADVVCQGGFNTSRRLFGEIARAGLKFAFHCWGTDLEVLAAAHLGVCWPEAVVEWLEYPVYTSERVKSMYPFPLATEILKQPLDIVDGALAVPTGPGLGIDADESVIERYPWIPGPWSFFKLTSPPGTFAVISDHSVPWAG